A single Pogoniulus pusillus isolate bPogPus1 chromosome 27, bPogPus1.pri, whole genome shotgun sequence DNA region contains:
- the SEPTIN4 gene encoding septin-4 isoform X3, with the protein MIKRFLKEDSEEAELTQFLRDCPSADSPRKVEPSESRREAGHPPPGVGRVPSEESADERDSRIFSRARPSDFQQHIAAPPPPSPNRPRSPWGQLDPYDSSEDDKEYVGFATLPNQVHRKSVKKGFDFTLMVAGESGLGKSTLVNSLFLTDMYRDRKLLNAEERITQTVEITKHVVDIEEKGVKLRLTIVDTPGFGDAVNNTECWKPVADYIDQQFEQYFRDESGLNRKNIQDNRVHCCIYFISPFGHGLRPLDVEFMRALHQRVNIVPVLAKADTLTPTEVERMKNKIREEIDHYGIRIYQFPECDSDEDEEFKLQDQALKESIPFAVIGSNTIVEAKGRRVRGRLYPWGIVEVENPSHCDFVKLRTMLVRTHMQDLKDVTRETHYENYRTQCIQSMTRMVVKERNRNKLTRESGTDFPIPVIPPVPDVETEKLIREKDEELRRMQEMLQKIQKQMKDSH; encoded by the exons ATG ATAAAGCGTTTCCTGAAGGAGGACTCGGAGGAGGCTGAGCTGACCCAGTTCCTGCGAGATTGCCCCTCGGCCGACAGCCCCAGGAAGGTGGAGCCCTCGGAGAGCCGGCGGGAGGCCGGCCACCCCCCCCCCGGCGTGGGCAGGGTCCCCTCTGAGGAATCTGCTGACGAAAGGGACTCCAGGATCTTCTCCCGGGCACGGCCCTCAGATTTCCAGCAGCACATCGCGGCCCCTCCACCCCCCAGCCCCAACCGCCCACGGAGCCCCTGGGGGCAGCTGGACCCCTACGACTCCTCTGAG GATGATAAGGAGTACGTGGGCTTTGCCACGCTGCCCAACCAAGTCCATCGGAAGTCAGTGAAGAAAGGCTTTGATTTCACCCTCATGGTGGCAG GAGAATCTGGGCTGGGTAAGTCCACCCTGGTCAACAGCCTCTTCCTGACGGACATGTACAGAGACCGCAAGCTGCTGAAcgctgaag AGCGCATCACGCAGACAGTGGAGATCACCAAGCACGTGGTGGACATCGAGGAGAAGGGCGTCAAGCTGCGCCTGACCATCGTGGACACGCCAGGCTTTGGTGATGCTGTCAACAACACTGAGTG CTGGAAGCCAGTGGCTGACTACATTGACCAGCAGTTTGAGCAGTACTTCCGTGATGAAAGTGGCCTCAACCGCAAGAACATCCAGGACAACCGCGTCCACTGCTGCATCTACTTCATCTCACCCTTCGGCCACGG CCTCCGGCCCCTGGATGTGGAGTTCATGAGAGCCCTGCACCAGCGGGTGAACATCGTGCCTGTGCTGGCCAAGGCTGACACCCTGACCCCCACCGAGGTGGAGCGCATGAAGAACAAG ATCCGGGAGGAGATTGACCACTACGGCATCCGCATCTACCAGTTCCCTGAGTGTGACTCAGATGAGGATGAGGAGTTCAAGCTGCAGGACCAGGCACTGAAG GAGAGCATCCCCTTCGCTGTCATTGGCAGCAACACCATCGTGGAGGCCAAGGGCCGGCGTGTCCGCGGGCGGCTGTACCCCTGGGGCATCGTGGAAG TGGAGAACCCATCCCACTGCGACTTCGTGAAGCTGCGGACGATGCTGGTGAGGACCCACATGCAGGACCTCAAGGACGTGACACGGGAAACCCACTACGAGAACTACCGCACGCAGTGCATCCAGAGCATGACCCGCATGGTGGTGAAGGAGAGGAACCGCAA caagcTGACACGAGAGAGTGGGACAGACTTCCCCATCCCTGTCATCCCCCCGGTGCCCGATGTGGAGACGGAGAAGCTCATCCGGGAGAAGGACGAGGAG CTGCGGCGgatgcaggagatgctgcagaagaTCCAGAAGCAGATGAAGGACTCTCACTAG
- the SEPTIN4 gene encoding septin-4 isoform X1, translating into MLMLAPQPSAQPVPLAPHLLLATGDTGSAMATTELQPGREIKRFLKEDSEEAELTQFLRDCPSADSPRKVEPSESRREAGHPPPGVGRVPSEESADERDSRIFSRARPSDFQQHIAAPPPPSPNRPRSPWGQLDPYDSSEDDKEYVGFATLPNQVHRKSVKKGFDFTLMVAGESGLGKSTLVNSLFLTDMYRDRKLLNAEERITQTVEITKHVVDIEEKGVKLRLTIVDTPGFGDAVNNTECWKPVADYIDQQFEQYFRDESGLNRKNIQDNRVHCCIYFISPFGHGLRPLDVEFMRALHQRVNIVPVLAKADTLTPTEVERMKNKIREEIDHYGIRIYQFPECDSDEDEEFKLQDQALKESIPFAVIGSNTIVEAKGRRVRGRLYPWGIVEVENPSHCDFVKLRTMLVRTHMQDLKDVTRETHYENYRTQCIQSMTRMVVKERNRNKLTRESGTDFPIPVIPPVPDVETEKLIREKDEELRRMQEMLQKIQKQMKDSH; encoded by the exons ATGCTAATGCTCGCTCCCCAGCCCTCGGCACAGCCGGTGCCGCTCGCTCCGCATCTTCTCCTGGCCACGGGTGACACCGGCTCTGCCATGGCCACCACCGAGCTACAGCCTGGGAGAGAG ATAAAGCGTTTCCTGAAGGAGGACTCGGAGGAGGCTGAGCTGACCCAGTTCCTGCGAGATTGCCCCTCGGCCGACAGCCCCAGGAAGGTGGAGCCCTCGGAGAGCCGGCGGGAGGCCGGCCACCCCCCCCCCGGCGTGGGCAGGGTCCCCTCTGAGGAATCTGCTGACGAAAGGGACTCCAGGATCTTCTCCCGGGCACGGCCCTCAGATTTCCAGCAGCACATCGCGGCCCCTCCACCCCCCAGCCCCAACCGCCCACGGAGCCCCTGGGGGCAGCTGGACCCCTACGACTCCTCTGAG GATGATAAGGAGTACGTGGGCTTTGCCACGCTGCCCAACCAAGTCCATCGGAAGTCAGTGAAGAAAGGCTTTGATTTCACCCTCATGGTGGCAG GAGAATCTGGGCTGGGTAAGTCCACCCTGGTCAACAGCCTCTTCCTGACGGACATGTACAGAGACCGCAAGCTGCTGAAcgctgaag AGCGCATCACGCAGACAGTGGAGATCACCAAGCACGTGGTGGACATCGAGGAGAAGGGCGTCAAGCTGCGCCTGACCATCGTGGACACGCCAGGCTTTGGTGATGCTGTCAACAACACTGAGTG CTGGAAGCCAGTGGCTGACTACATTGACCAGCAGTTTGAGCAGTACTTCCGTGATGAAAGTGGCCTCAACCGCAAGAACATCCAGGACAACCGCGTCCACTGCTGCATCTACTTCATCTCACCCTTCGGCCACGG CCTCCGGCCCCTGGATGTGGAGTTCATGAGAGCCCTGCACCAGCGGGTGAACATCGTGCCTGTGCTGGCCAAGGCTGACACCCTGACCCCCACCGAGGTGGAGCGCATGAAGAACAAG ATCCGGGAGGAGATTGACCACTACGGCATCCGCATCTACCAGTTCCCTGAGTGTGACTCAGATGAGGATGAGGAGTTCAAGCTGCAGGACCAGGCACTGAAG GAGAGCATCCCCTTCGCTGTCATTGGCAGCAACACCATCGTGGAGGCCAAGGGCCGGCGTGTCCGCGGGCGGCTGTACCCCTGGGGCATCGTGGAAG TGGAGAACCCATCCCACTGCGACTTCGTGAAGCTGCGGACGATGCTGGTGAGGACCCACATGCAGGACCTCAAGGACGTGACACGGGAAACCCACTACGAGAACTACCGCACGCAGTGCATCCAGAGCATGACCCGCATGGTGGTGAAGGAGAGGAACCGCAA caagcTGACACGAGAGAGTGGGACAGACTTCCCCATCCCTGTCATCCCCCCGGTGCCCGATGTGGAGACGGAGAAGCTCATCCGGGAGAAGGACGAGGAG CTGCGGCGgatgcaggagatgctgcagaagaTCCAGAAGCAGATGAAGGACTCTCACTAG
- the SEPTIN4 gene encoding septin-4 isoform X2, whose product MLMLAPQPSAQPVPLAPHLLLATGDTGSAMATTELQPGREIKRFLKEDSEEAELTQFLRDCPSADSPRKVEPSESRREAGHPPPGVGRVPSEESADERDSRIFSRARPSDFQQHIAAPPPPSPNRPRSPWGQLDPYDSSEDDKEYVGFATLPNQVHRKSVKKGFDFTLMVAGESGLGKSTLVNSLFLTDMYRDRKLLNAEERITQTVEITKHVVDIEEKGVKLRLTIVDTPGFGDAVNNTECWKPVADYIDQQFEQYFRDESGLNRKNIQDNRVHCCIYFISPFGHGLRPLDVEFMRALHQRVNIVPVLAKADTLTPTEVERMKNKIREEIDHYGIRIYQFPECDSDEDEEFKLQDQALKESIPFAVIGSNTIVEAKGRRVRGRLYPWGIVEVENPSHCDFVKLRTMLVRTHMQDLKDVTRETHYENYRTQCIQSMTRMVVKERNRKRRPCVLRLCCAGCCSD is encoded by the exons ATGCTAATGCTCGCTCCCCAGCCCTCGGCACAGCCGGTGCCGCTCGCTCCGCATCTTCTCCTGGCCACGGGTGACACCGGCTCTGCCATGGCCACCACCGAGCTACAGCCTGGGAGAGAG ATAAAGCGTTTCCTGAAGGAGGACTCGGAGGAGGCTGAGCTGACCCAGTTCCTGCGAGATTGCCCCTCGGCCGACAGCCCCAGGAAGGTGGAGCCCTCGGAGAGCCGGCGGGAGGCCGGCCACCCCCCCCCCGGCGTGGGCAGGGTCCCCTCTGAGGAATCTGCTGACGAAAGGGACTCCAGGATCTTCTCCCGGGCACGGCCCTCAGATTTCCAGCAGCACATCGCGGCCCCTCCACCCCCCAGCCCCAACCGCCCACGGAGCCCCTGGGGGCAGCTGGACCCCTACGACTCCTCTGAG GATGATAAGGAGTACGTGGGCTTTGCCACGCTGCCCAACCAAGTCCATCGGAAGTCAGTGAAGAAAGGCTTTGATTTCACCCTCATGGTGGCAG GAGAATCTGGGCTGGGTAAGTCCACCCTGGTCAACAGCCTCTTCCTGACGGACATGTACAGAGACCGCAAGCTGCTGAAcgctgaag AGCGCATCACGCAGACAGTGGAGATCACCAAGCACGTGGTGGACATCGAGGAGAAGGGCGTCAAGCTGCGCCTGACCATCGTGGACACGCCAGGCTTTGGTGATGCTGTCAACAACACTGAGTG CTGGAAGCCAGTGGCTGACTACATTGACCAGCAGTTTGAGCAGTACTTCCGTGATGAAAGTGGCCTCAACCGCAAGAACATCCAGGACAACCGCGTCCACTGCTGCATCTACTTCATCTCACCCTTCGGCCACGG CCTCCGGCCCCTGGATGTGGAGTTCATGAGAGCCCTGCACCAGCGGGTGAACATCGTGCCTGTGCTGGCCAAGGCTGACACCCTGACCCCCACCGAGGTGGAGCGCATGAAGAACAAG ATCCGGGAGGAGATTGACCACTACGGCATCCGCATCTACCAGTTCCCTGAGTGTGACTCAGATGAGGATGAGGAGTTCAAGCTGCAGGACCAGGCACTGAAG GAGAGCATCCCCTTCGCTGTCATTGGCAGCAACACCATCGTGGAGGCCAAGGGCCGGCGTGTCCGCGGGCGGCTGTACCCCTGGGGCATCGTGGAAG TGGAGAACCCATCCCACTGCGACTTCGTGAAGCTGCGGACGATGCTGGTGAGGACCCACATGCAGGACCTCAAGGACGTGACACGGGAAACCCACTACGAGAACTACCGCACGCAGTGCATCCAGAGCATGACCCGCATGGTGGTGAAGGAGAGGAACCGCAA GCGGCGTCCCTGcgtgctgaggctgtgctgtgccggCTGCTGCTCCGACTGA